A single window of Methylacidimicrobium sp. AP8 DNA harbors:
- the merP gene encoding mercury resistance system periplasmic binding protein MerP, which produces MKLEMNKKTLIVLAGLAAVMISLAWASTQSTTLYIPRMSCGACPATVRTALKRVPGVEKVTVDRDKKLVTVTYDDRKTDVSALKRATKNAGYPAGEKEKEKQ; this is translated from the coding sequence ATGAAGCTCGAAATGAACAAGAAGACCCTGATCGTGCTCGCCGGCTTGGCCGCGGTCATGATTTCCCTGGCTTGGGCGTCGACGCAGAGCACGACGCTGTATATCCCCCGAATGTCTTGCGGGGCCTGCCCGGCGACAGTCCGCACCGCCCTCAAGCGGGTGCCCGGCGTGGAAAAAGTGACCGTCGATCGAGACAAAAAGCTCGTGACCGTCACGTATGACGATCGAAAAACCGACGTCAGTGCGCTGAAGCGCGCGACCAAGAATGCGGGCTACCCTGCCGGCGAGAAAGAGAAGGAGAAGCAGTGA
- a CDS encoding acylphosphatase, whose amino-acid sequence MKKRLRVVYSGRVQGVGFRATVARFARSLPLDGLVWNRPDGRVELLVEGDEEAIARLLQRVGTSHLASGIESVDVHWEEPGGDLRGFVIA is encoded by the coding sequence ATGAAAAAACGGTTGCGCGTCGTTTACTCCGGCAGGGTCCAAGGCGTCGGGTTTCGCGCGACGGTCGCCCGCTTCGCCCGAAGCCTCCCTCTGGATGGCCTGGTTTGGAACCGCCCGGATGGGCGCGTGGAACTGCTGGTCGAAGGCGACGAGGAGGCCATCGCCCGGTTGTTGCAGCGAGTAGGCACGAGCCATTTGGCCTCGGGAATCGAATCGGTGGATGTCCATTGGGAAGAACCTGGCGGTGATCTCCGTGGGTTCGTGATCGCCTGA
- the rsmA gene encoding 16S rRNA (adenine(1518)-N(6)/adenine(1519)-N(6))-dimethyltransferase RsmA, producing the protein MSIREIRERLAASALRPQRRLGQHFLHDRNLARWIVDAALQELPGPWRVWEIGPGLGILTELLLEKGAEVRAIEIDRGLAAILRERFGAEARFALHQGDVLQAEWPDPAGEWILIGNLPYSISGPFLASLFRRRAPFRRIVVTLQREVAERLVAAPRQSAFGSLSVMGQSLYRIVIRKRLPPSVFYPAPKVESAVVRLEPLGEPGIPGEEREGFCAFVRESFQQRRKSLGRRWNRKEPRRPEELSVSEWVEIWQELRG; encoded by the coding sequence ATGAGCATACGGGAGATCCGCGAGCGGCTCGCGGCGTCGGCGCTCCGCCCGCAGCGCCGGCTGGGGCAACACTTCCTTCACGACCGGAATCTCGCCCGCTGGATCGTCGACGCGGCCCTTCAGGAGCTGCCTGGACCGTGGCGGGTTTGGGAGATCGGTCCCGGCCTCGGGATCCTGACGGAACTGCTCTTGGAAAAAGGGGCGGAGGTTCGAGCGATCGAGATCGACCGGGGTCTTGCCGCGATCCTGCGCGAGCGCTTCGGGGCCGAGGCCCGCTTCGCACTCCACCAAGGAGACGTTCTCCAAGCGGAATGGCCCGATCCCGCGGGCGAGTGGATCTTGATCGGCAATCTGCCGTATTCGATTTCCGGCCCCTTCCTCGCTTCTCTCTTCCGCCGCCGGGCGCCCTTCCGCCGCATCGTGGTCACGCTCCAGCGGGAGGTCGCGGAGCGGCTTGTGGCCGCGCCGAGACAGTCGGCCTTCGGGAGCCTTTCCGTCATGGGTCAGTCGCTCTATCGCATCGTGATCCGCAAGCGGCTGCCGCCGTCGGTCTTCTATCCCGCCCCGAAAGTAGAGTCAGCGGTGGTTCGGCTCGAGCCCTTGGGCGAGCCGGGCATTCCCGGCGAGGAGCGGGAAGGCTTTTGCGCCTTCGTCCGCGAAAGCTTCCAGCAGCGGCGGAAGAGCTTGGGAAGGCGGTGGAACCGCAAGGAGCCGCGTCGTCCCGAGGAATTGAGCGTAAGCGAGTGGGTGGAGATCTGGCAGGAGCTGCGCGGCTAA
- the merE gene encoding broad-spectrum mercury transporter MerE, translated as MSANQGEAQTLRRLSGFLWAGLAVLSCPCHFPILALALAGTAGGAFLWDHRWAAALGMTGLFLLSLQQARRAFRKRS; from the coding sequence ATGAGCGCGAACCAGGGAGAAGCGCAAACCCTCCGCCGGCTATCCGGCTTCCTATGGGCAGGGCTGGCTGTGTTGAGCTGTCCTTGCCATTTTCCGATCCTGGCCCTGGCTCTGGCGGGGACGGCCGGAGGGGCGTTTCTCTGGGACCACCGCTGGGCCGCCGCACTGGGAATGACCGGCCTCTTTCTGCTCTCCCTGCAGCAGGCCCGGCGGGCGTTCCGCAAGCGCTCGTGA
- a CDS encoding glycoside hydrolase family 3 protein — MSDSLTEGGKFLILGIPGPEVDPATRELARAIRPSGFILFSRNIGSPEQFRALLDELRALLPFRPFLAVDQEGGRVSRLRQIGNEPPSARHLRERGDPSLVRRHGSLTGQLLRLFGLNWNLAPVLDIEIDNDADNSLRDRCYGRTPDEVVRFASAFLEGMRAEGILSCGKHFPGYSFVRVDPHEALPSLERTPLQLDAEEWIPFRRLLPACDSLMVGHVRCPSIDPSGTPSSLSPALVKGILRERWCYSGLVVTDDLDMGAIANRYALPEAAELALRAGNDLVLICHRPHLGWEVAERLARLPATLRSAAERRIEAVRNRLADPIPFSLERFVAIDVRIGRLRADTLPPEQASLPTHDGAKRSPVETF; from the coding sequence ATGTCTGATTCTTTAACCGAGGGCGGGAAGTTTCTAATCTTGGGGATTCCTGGACCGGAAGTCGACCCGGCCACGCGCGAGCTGGCGCGGGCCATCCGCCCATCCGGCTTCATCCTTTTCAGTCGGAACATCGGCTCTCCGGAGCAGTTCCGTGCCCTGCTCGACGAGCTGCGCGCCCTCTTGCCCTTCCGCCCTTTTCTCGCCGTGGATCAAGAAGGGGGCCGCGTCTCCCGGCTCAGGCAGATCGGAAACGAGCCGCCCTCCGCGCGCCATCTGCGTGAGCGCGGAGACCCATCCCTGGTCCGGCGTCACGGCTCTCTCACCGGGCAGCTCCTCCGGCTCTTCGGACTCAACTGGAATCTGGCCCCGGTGTTGGATATCGAAATTGACAACGATGCCGACAACTCCCTCCGGGACCGATGCTACGGCCGCACTCCGGACGAAGTCGTTCGATTCGCCTCCGCTTTTCTGGAGGGCATGCGCGCCGAGGGGATTCTCTCCTGCGGAAAGCATTTCCCGGGATACAGCTTCGTGCGCGTCGACCCGCACGAGGCCCTCCCATCCCTGGAACGGACGCCGCTGCAGCTCGACGCCGAGGAGTGGATACCGTTCCGCCGGCTTCTGCCCGCTTGCGACTCCCTCATGGTCGGGCATGTCCGCTGCCCGTCGATCGACCCCTCCGGCACGCCCAGCTCCCTCTCCCCGGCCCTCGTCAAGGGGATTCTCCGGGAACGGTGGTGCTATTCCGGCCTGGTCGTGACCGATGACCTCGATATGGGCGCCATCGCGAATCGATATGCTCTCCCGGAAGCCGCAGAGCTGGCGCTCCGGGCCGGCAACGATCTCGTGCTCATCTGCCATCGGCCGCATCTCGGATGGGAGGTCGCCGAACGCCTCGCCCGCCTGCCAGCCACTCTCCGAAGCGCGGCCGAGCGACGGATCGAGGCGGTGCGCAACCGGCTGGCCGATCCGATCCCCTTTTCTCTCGAACGCTTCGTTGCTATCGACGTCCGGATCGGCCGGCTCCGGGCGGACACGCTTCCGCCCGAACAAGCGAGCCTTCCCACGCACGACGGCGCCAAGCGGTCCCCGGTCGAAACCTTTTGA
- a CDS encoding AMP-binding protein encodes MSTSRWLGIEWLPPTGCLLAVAGTSLESLLSLGADFPRPLLLAVPDTGLSAEEIAHLRRQGVTVFGKEESAAIARMIRERVATGEVVALADDIRSDLDQTVRSPNPVFQKVFEDYRGPVCPAWVDRLWARLLLRWTPDASEPAESFLVYIGPPCPMPAASCDWLHKSWYDLGERALSERPEIQEGLGVACFLALRRARSRVILTDGFQEGRSLSGGKLLAAGLRLARWLHRWVPERRVGIVLPHGIGATIANLACLLAGKTPVNLNFTAGRAMNSVAIRHSGLRTILTADALRAKLADFPWTDRTVDLPNLLRSFSRLSFLRDLLLSAYVPARLAIRLARIPAHGGDAEAALLFTSGTAGDPKGVVLSHRNLLANVSQIEAILGQIRIERLLACLPVFHSFGATATLWWPLLGGPHAVTYVSPTEAETLAQLIETYHIDLLITAPTFLRTLLRKATPQQLRSLKLVIVGSEKLPPALAAEFQVKFGAPVCEGYGLTEASPVISTNVMDLRYPAGSPAYSERNRLGTVGRIAPGISLRIRHIDTGADLPLSERGILCFRGANIFGGYLDDPVRTEAALSNGWLVSGDVGCLDEAGFLRIEGRISRFSKLAGEMVPHGTVEEEVLRAFIPELGETLEVAVVGIPHGKRGEELVLFSNQPLSPAAIRRKLAARGFSSLWSPRKVIVRPEIPKTPLGKVDFRRLREIALTEGE; translated from the coding sequence ATGTCGACTTCTCGCTGGCTCGGAATAGAATGGCTGCCTCCGACAGGCTGCCTCTTGGCTGTCGCCGGTACCTCGCTCGAGTCGCTTTTATCCCTGGGCGCGGACTTCCCGCGCCCTCTGCTCCTGGCGGTGCCGGACACCGGCCTTTCGGCGGAGGAGATCGCGCATCTCCGCCGTCAGGGGGTCACCGTATTCGGCAAAGAGGAGTCCGCTGCGATCGCGCGAATGATCCGCGAGCGAGTCGCTACCGGTGAGGTCGTTGCACTGGCGGACGACATCCGCTCGGATCTCGATCAGACGGTCCGGTCCCCGAACCCGGTCTTCCAAAAGGTCTTCGAGGACTACCGTGGGCCGGTCTGCCCCGCGTGGGTGGACCGCCTATGGGCCCGGCTCTTGCTGCGCTGGACTCCGGACGCATCGGAACCGGCGGAGTCCTTCCTCGTCTACATCGGCCCGCCGTGCCCCATGCCGGCCGCTTCGTGCGATTGGCTCCACAAGAGCTGGTATGATCTCGGCGAGCGAGCACTTTCCGAGAGGCCCGAAATCCAAGAAGGGCTGGGCGTGGCCTGTTTCCTGGCTCTACGCCGCGCTCGCTCCCGCGTCATCCTTACCGACGGATTCCAGGAAGGGCGCAGTCTCTCCGGAGGAAAGCTGCTCGCCGCCGGTCTACGCCTGGCACGCTGGCTGCACCGATGGGTTCCCGAGCGGCGCGTCGGAATCGTGTTGCCACATGGGATCGGGGCCACCATCGCCAACCTCGCCTGCCTTCTGGCTGGGAAAACCCCGGTCAACCTCAATTTTACGGCCGGACGCGCGATGAACTCCGTGGCCATACGCCATTCCGGCCTCCGAACGATCCTCACGGCCGACGCCCTTCGCGCCAAGCTGGCCGATTTCCCATGGACCGATCGGACGGTGGATCTTCCCAACCTTCTGCGGAGCTTTTCCCGCCTATCCTTCCTCCGTGACCTGCTCCTTTCCGCCTATGTGCCCGCCCGGCTCGCCATCCGCCTGGCCCGCATCCCCGCCCATGGGGGGGATGCGGAGGCCGCTCTTCTCTTCACCAGCGGGACGGCCGGCGATCCGAAGGGAGTGGTCCTATCCCACCGAAATCTCCTGGCCAACGTCAGCCAGATCGAGGCGATCCTCGGTCAAATCCGGATTGAGCGGCTTCTCGCCTGCCTGCCGGTCTTTCATAGCTTCGGGGCCACCGCCACACTCTGGTGGCCTCTCCTCGGCGGCCCGCACGCCGTCACCTACGTAAGCCCGACTGAGGCCGAAACGCTCGCCCAACTGATCGAGACCTACCATATCGACCTGCTCATTACGGCCCCCACGTTCCTACGGACGCTTTTGCGAAAGGCCACACCCCAGCAATTACGCAGCCTGAAGCTGGTCATCGTGGGATCCGAAAAGCTTCCGCCCGCGTTGGCAGCCGAATTCCAGGTGAAGTTCGGCGCCCCGGTCTGCGAGGGATACGGGTTGACGGAGGCTTCGCCCGTGATTTCGACCAACGTCATGGATCTCCGCTACCCGGCGGGCAGCCCCGCCTACAGCGAGCGAAACCGGCTGGGAACCGTGGGCCGAATTGCTCCGGGCATCAGCTTGCGGATCCGGCACATCGACACCGGAGCCGACCTTCCGCTTTCCGAAAGGGGCATTCTCTGTTTCCGAGGGGCGAACATCTTCGGGGGCTATCTCGACGACCCGGTCCGCACCGAAGCTGCGCTCTCAAACGGCTGGCTCGTGAGCGGGGATGTCGGATGCCTCGATGAAGCGGGTTTCCTGCGCATCGAAGGGCGGATCAGCCGCTTTTCCAAGCTCGCTGGCGAAATGGTGCCCCATGGAACGGTGGAAGAGGAGGTTCTGCGCGCGTTCATTCCGGAACTCGGCGAAACCTTGGAAGTCGCCGTCGTCGGGATTCCCCATGGAAAGCGAGGAGAGGAGCTCGTTCTTTTCTCCAACCAGCCCTTGTCACCCGCCGCGATTCGGCGCAAGCTGGCCGCGCGGGGATTTTCCTCCCTCTGGAGCCCGCGCAAGGTGATCGTTCGACCCGAGATCCCCAAAACCCCTTTGGGGAAGGTCGATTTCCGCAGACTCCGGGAGATCGCCCTCACCGAAGGAGAGTGA
- the ybeY gene encoding rRNA maturation RNase YbeY has product MAALHAEWLQVPGPTDVLAFDYGEVFVCPWVAEREAPRHHLTTEEEVLLYGIHGLLHLAGWDDRCPEDRLAMEAEQRRLLALARGAAPRSFFRDAPGGR; this is encoded by the coding sequence ATGGCGGCTCTTCATGCCGAATGGCTGCAAGTGCCGGGACCGACAGATGTTCTTGCCTTTGATTACGGGGAGGTCTTCGTCTGCCCTTGGGTGGCAGAAAGGGAAGCACCCCGGCATCACCTGACGACCGAAGAAGAGGTGCTTCTTTACGGGATCCATGGTCTGCTTCACCTCGCGGGATGGGACGACCGGTGCCCCGAGGACCGGCTGGCGATGGAGGCCGAGCAGCGGCGCCTGCTTGCCTTGGCGCGGGGAGCCGCACCTCGCTCTTTCTTCCGTGATGCTCCCGGGGGGCGCTGA
- the merT gene encoding mercuric ion transporter MerT, translating into MRREPGEEKAVSEGKRGGGALAAAGFAALLASGCCLGPLVLVALGFSSAWIGNLTALEPYRPIFIGVALVALFFAWRAIFGGAASCKAEEACAAPRAAKVYKILFWLVAALVMFALGFPYLLRLLP; encoded by the coding sequence ATGAGGAGAGAGCCCGGAGAAGAGAAAGCCGTTTCGGAAGGAAAGAGAGGCGGCGGTGCCCTGGCGGCGGCGGGATTCGCCGCGCTGCTCGCCTCGGGCTGCTGCCTGGGCCCCCTGGTGCTGGTGGCGCTTGGGTTCTCGAGCGCTTGGATCGGCAACTTGACCGCCCTGGAACCGTATCGGCCGATTTTCATCGGTGTGGCTCTGGTTGCGCTCTTCTTCGCCTGGCGGGCCATCTTCGGCGGGGCAGCCTCCTGCAAGGCCGAAGAAGCCTGTGCCGCGCCGCGGGCCGCAAAGGTCTACAAGATCCTCTTTTGGCTCGTGGCCGCCCTGGTCATGTTCGCCCTGGGCTTTCCGTACCTTCTGCGGCTCCTCCCCTGA
- the metE gene encoding 5-methyltetrahydropteroyltriglutamate--homocysteine S-methyltransferase, translating to MELTTHNLGYPRIGPNRELKRAVESYWKGDLALDALLQTASDLRRQAWTRQKAAGMHWLPTGDFSLYDHVLDTAALLGAVPPRFGPPGDNVSVDQLFAMARGLLEREHGRGSQGIAPMEMTKWFDTNYHYIVPELKAGQTFRLSSRKPFDEFLEARQLGFPAKPVLLGPISFLRLSKMEGNGDAAALLPALLPVYREILQRFGQIGCEWIQIDEPALVLDLPPSFQAALTVAYGELRAAVPGLRILLATYFGPLRDNLEPVFSLPVDAVHWDATRGGSELEHVLSAIPRNMILSLGIVDGRNVWRNRFSESLLVIERALAVLGRDRLWLAPSCSLLHVPVSLEGEKRLDPELRSWLAFADEKLHEVRLLARLAVGDPASRPALEENRRIQECRRASSRVHDPEVARRAAAVRPLDLQRKSPYPVRRKAQRSLHPLPLLPTTTIGSFPQTPEVRKARARWRAGGLTTAEYESFLEGEIRKVVALQEEIGLDVLVHGEFERNDMVEYFGEQLAGFAFTENGWVQSYGSRCTKPPIIFGDVSRPKPMTVRWSRFAQSLTQKPMKGMLTGPITILQWSFVRDDQPRSTTARQIALAIRDEVADLEKAGISIIQIDEPALREGLPLRRADWPDYLTWAVEAFRLSASVVDDATAIHTHMCYSEFNDIIDAIAALDADVISIEASRSGMELLHAFVHFRYPNEIGPGVWDIHSPRIPSVEEIVTALRRALAVLPATALWVNPDCGLKTRSPAEVVPSLRHMVAAARLLRKELAGKDEAGA from the coding sequence ATGGAGCTGACCACCCATAATCTAGGCTATCCGCGGATCGGCCCCAATCGCGAGCTCAAGCGAGCGGTTGAATCCTACTGGAAGGGAGACCTTGCGCTCGATGCGCTCTTGCAAACCGCTTCCGATCTTCGCCGGCAAGCCTGGACCCGCCAGAAGGCCGCCGGCATGCATTGGCTTCCGACGGGCGACTTCAGCCTTTACGATCACGTCCTGGACACGGCTGCCCTCCTGGGCGCGGTCCCTCCCCGATTCGGCCCGCCCGGAGACAATGTTTCGGTCGATCAACTCTTCGCGATGGCTCGCGGGCTGCTGGAGCGCGAGCATGGGCGCGGCTCCCAAGGCATCGCTCCCATGGAGATGACGAAGTGGTTCGACACCAACTACCACTATATCGTTCCGGAGCTGAAGGCGGGTCAGACCTTCCGCCTATCCTCCCGGAAGCCGTTCGACGAGTTCCTGGAGGCGCGGCAGCTCGGCTTCCCGGCGAAGCCCGTGCTCCTCGGACCGATCAGCTTCCTCCGCCTCTCCAAGATGGAAGGGAACGGGGATGCGGCCGCGCTGCTCCCCGCTCTTCTTCCCGTCTATCGGGAAATCCTGCAACGATTCGGCCAAATCGGCTGCGAATGGATCCAAATCGATGAGCCCGCCTTGGTTCTCGACCTCCCCCCTTCCTTCCAAGCGGCGCTTACGGTCGCCTACGGCGAGCTCCGTGCAGCCGTCCCCGGACTCCGGATCCTCTTGGCCACCTACTTCGGCCCTCTGCGTGATAATCTCGAACCGGTCTTCTCCCTGCCGGTCGACGCCGTGCATTGGGATGCCACGCGGGGAGGCTCGGAGCTAGAGCATGTCCTAAGCGCGATCCCGCGGAATATGATTCTCTCCTTGGGTATTGTCGACGGGCGGAACGTCTGGCGCAACCGGTTCTCCGAGTCGCTCCTCGTCATCGAACGCGCCCTGGCGGTCCTAGGACGCGACCGGCTCTGGCTCGCGCCGTCGTGCTCGCTGCTCCACGTTCCGGTGAGCCTGGAAGGGGAGAAGCGCCTCGATCCGGAATTGCGCAGCTGGCTCGCCTTTGCGGACGAAAAGCTTCACGAAGTCCGCCTGTTGGCCCGACTTGCCGTCGGAGATCCGGCCTCTCGGCCCGCTCTCGAGGAGAATCGGCGGATCCAGGAATGCCGTCGAGCAAGCAGCCGGGTGCACGATCCGGAGGTCGCACGGCGGGCGGCGGCGGTCCGTCCCCTCGACCTCCAGCGGAAGAGCCCCTATCCGGTTCGAAGGAAAGCGCAGCGCAGCCTCCATCCGCTGCCCCTCCTTCCGACGACCACGATCGGCTCCTTTCCCCAGACGCCCGAGGTGCGGAAGGCCAGGGCGCGGTGGCGGGCCGGAGGGCTTACGACCGCCGAATACGAATCCTTCCTGGAAGGAGAAATCCGCAAGGTCGTCGCGCTGCAGGAAGAGATCGGCCTCGACGTTTTGGTCCACGGGGAATTCGAGCGCAACGATATGGTGGAGTACTTCGGAGAGCAGCTCGCCGGCTTCGCCTTCACCGAAAACGGATGGGTGCAAAGTTACGGCTCCCGCTGCACCAAGCCGCCCATCATCTTCGGCGACGTGTCGCGGCCGAAACCGATGACGGTTCGCTGGTCCCGGTTCGCGCAATCGCTGACGCAAAAGCCGATGAAGGGAATGCTCACCGGCCCGATCACGATCCTCCAATGGAGCTTCGTCCGGGATGACCAGCCCCGCTCCACCACCGCCCGGCAGATCGCCCTAGCCATTCGGGATGAGGTCGCCGATTTAGAAAAGGCCGGCATCTCGATCATCCAGATCGACGAACCAGCGCTGCGCGAGGGGCTGCCGCTCCGGCGGGCGGATTGGCCCGATTATCTCACCTGGGCCGTGGAGGCCTTCCGGCTAAGCGCATCGGTCGTCGACGACGCGACGGCGATCCACACGCACATGTGCTATTCGGAGTTCAACGACATCATCGACGCGATCGCCGCGCTCGATGCCGACGTGATTTCGATCGAGGCCAGCCGCTCCGGCATGGAGCTCCTCCATGCGTTCGTCCACTTCCGTTACCCCAATGAGATCGGCCCCGGCGTCTGGGATATCCATTCGCCTCGGATCCCCTCGGTGGAGGAGATCGTCACCGCGCTGCGGCGCGCTTTGGCCGTGCTTCCGGCGACCGCGCTCTGGGTCAATCCGGATTGCGGTCTCAAGACGCGAAGCCCGGCGGAGGTCGTCCCCTCCCTGCGCCACATGGTCGCGGCGGCCAGGCTTCTCCGGAAGGAGTTGGCGGGAAAAGATGAAGCGGGGGCCTGA
- the merA gene encoding mercury(II) reductase encodes MSCPSCAERIRRALEKVPGVRSVSVSYAERRAEVMTEGAVARQALVAAVTGLGYQAGPLHVAVIGSGAAAMAAARKAVERGAQVTLVERATIGGTCVNVGCVPSKILIRAAQIAQLRRKSPFDEGLPPTPPAIRWERLLAQQRGRVEELRHAKYESVLAENPAIRVLHGEARFRDAGSLIVRLRGGGEHALPFDRCLIATGASPAVPPIPGLRDTPYWTSTEALAAEVLPERLAVIGSSAVAVELAQAFARLGSRVTILARHTLLFREDPAVGEALAAAFREEGIEVREHTQASAVAYRNGEFVLFLPDGRLAADRLLIATGRKPNTESLNLEAAGVACNPQGAIIVDASMRTSVPGIYAAGDCTDQPQFVYVAAAAGTRAAIHMTGGDASLDLTAMPAVVFTDPQVATVGLSEQEARLAGIETESRTLTLDNVPRALVNFDTRGFLKLVIEESSRRLIGVQAVAPEAGELIQAAALAIRCGMTVEDLADQLFPYLTMVEGLKLAAQAFRQDVRHLSCCAG; translated from the coding sequence ATGAGCTGCCCCTCGTGTGCCGAACGGATCCGGCGGGCTTTGGAGAAGGTCCCTGGCGTCCGGTCCGTGTCGGTATCGTATGCCGAGCGACGGGCGGAGGTCATGACGGAGGGCGCGGTGGCTCGGCAAGCCTTGGTGGCTGCGGTGACCGGCCTTGGATACCAAGCGGGGCCTTTGCACGTGGCGGTGATCGGAAGCGGGGCGGCAGCGATGGCGGCCGCCCGGAAAGCGGTTGAGCGCGGGGCGCAGGTGACGCTAGTCGAGCGGGCCACCATCGGCGGCACCTGCGTCAATGTCGGCTGCGTGCCTTCGAAAATCCTGATTCGGGCCGCCCAGATCGCCCAGCTACGCCGCAAAAGTCCGTTCGACGAGGGCCTGCCGCCCACCCCGCCGGCGATCCGGTGGGAGCGGCTGCTGGCCCAACAGCGGGGGCGGGTCGAAGAGCTGCGCCACGCCAAATACGAGAGCGTCCTGGCGGAGAATCCGGCCATTCGCGTGCTGCACGGCGAAGCGCGGTTCCGGGATGCCGGGAGCTTGATCGTCCGACTCCGCGGAGGCGGCGAGCATGCGTTGCCCTTCGATCGCTGCCTGATTGCCACTGGGGCGAGTCCCGCCGTACCCCCCATTCCCGGCCTCCGGGACACTCCCTACTGGACTTCGACCGAGGCGCTGGCGGCCGAGGTCCTGCCGGAGCGGCTGGCGGTCATCGGCTCATCGGCCGTAGCCGTGGAGCTGGCGCAGGCCTTTGCACGGCTCGGCAGTCGGGTGACCATCCTGGCCCGGCATACGCTGCTCTTTCGGGAGGATCCGGCCGTCGGCGAGGCGCTGGCAGCCGCTTTCCGGGAGGAAGGCATCGAGGTGCGCGAGCATACCCAGGCGAGCGCGGTCGCCTACCGGAACGGCGAGTTCGTACTCTTCCTTCCCGACGGCCGGCTGGCCGCCGACCGGCTGCTGATCGCGACTGGCCGAAAGCCGAACACGGAGAGCCTGAACCTGGAGGCGGCCGGCGTGGCTTGCAACCCGCAGGGGGCGATCATCGTCGATGCCAGCATGCGCACGAGCGTCCCGGGCATTTACGCGGCCGGCGACTGCACCGACCAGCCGCAGTTCGTCTACGTCGCGGCCGCCGCCGGAACCCGCGCGGCGATCCACATGACGGGCGGGGATGCATCGCTCGATCTCACCGCCATGCCCGCCGTGGTGTTCACCGATCCCCAGGTCGCCACCGTGGGCCTGAGCGAGCAGGAAGCCCGTCTGGCCGGGATCGAGACCGAGAGCCGCACGCTCACCCTCGACAACGTGCCGCGTGCCCTCGTCAACTTCGACACGCGGGGCTTCCTCAAGCTGGTGATCGAGGAAAGCTCCCGCCGCCTGATCGGGGTGCAGGCGGTGGCACCGGAAGCCGGGGAGTTGATCCAGGCGGCGGCGCTGGCGATCCGCTGCGGGATGACCGTGGAGGATCTGGCCGACCAGCTCTTTCCCTACCTGACGATGGTCGAGGGATTGAAGCTCGCAGCGCAGGCGTTTCGCCAGGACGTGAGGCATCTGTCCTGCTGCGCCGGATGA
- a CDS encoding DNA repair protein RecO, protein MDRNRHTEAILLRRHSYSESSWILGWLTADLGWIQTLAKGAKRKPGVLREPLDLFYLCEIAVLRPRTGELYLFKEASVKNPLLALRKNWATFSCAQYFGELAGGSVERGTPVPELYDLLRKAFTYLETHPPSLLLVERFEQRLLALSGMKGAGLDGLGELLGGGAPRILAIRRRVQEALRPSG, encoded by the coding sequence ATGGACCGGAATCGGCATACCGAGGCCATCCTTCTTCGCCGGCATTCGTATTCCGAGAGCAGCTGGATCCTCGGCTGGCTGACTGCGGATCTGGGCTGGATTCAGACTCTGGCCAAGGGTGCCAAAAGGAAGCCGGGTGTCCTCCGGGAGCCGCTCGATCTGTTTTATCTCTGCGAGATCGCGGTGCTTCGGCCGCGCACGGGGGAGCTCTATCTCTTTAAGGAGGCTAGCGTGAAAAATCCCCTTTTAGCCCTTAGGAAAAACTGGGCCACGTTTTCCTGCGCCCAGTATTTCGGGGAGCTGGCGGGTGGCTCCGTGGAACGCGGAACGCCGGTTCCGGAGCTGTATGACTTGCTCCGGAAGGCGTTCACCTATCTGGAGACGCATCCCCCTTCCCTGCTGCTGGTCGAACGCTTTGAACAGCGCCTCCTGGCCCTCAGCGGCATGAAAGGAGCCGGACTCGACGGCCTCGGCGAGCTGCTGGGCGGGGGCGCTCCCCGGATTCTGGCGATCCGCCGGAGGGTGCAGGAAGCCCTAAGGCCTTCCGGATAG
- the ilvN gene encoding acetolactate synthase small subunit codes for MRHTISVLVANRFGVLTRIAGLFSGRGYNIDTLNVGPTHDEKVSRMTIVVKGDDKVLEQVTRQLNKLVDVIAVQDFREGEYIDRQLILVKVKSTERSRAELMQICDIFRAKIVNVEPEDLTIEITGDESKVEKFLYLMKSFGILDISRTGKIALPRQGK; via the coding sequence ATGCGGCACACGATCTCGGTGCTTGTCGCGAATCGATTCGGGGTGCTGACCCGAATCGCGGGCCTGTTCAGCGGACGCGGGTATAATATCGATACCTTGAATGTAGGTCCGACCCACGACGAGAAGGTTTCCCGGATGACGATCGTCGTGAAGGGGGACGACAAGGTCCTCGAACAGGTGACGAGGCAGCTCAACAAGCTGGTGGACGTGATCGCCGTTCAGGATTTTCGGGAAGGGGAATACATCGACCGCCAGCTGATCCTGGTGAAGGTCAAAAGCACCGAGCGTTCCCGAGCCGAGCTCATGCAGATTTGCGACATTTTCCGAGCGAAGATCGTGAACGTGGAGCCGGAGGACCTGACGATAGAGATCACCGGGGATGAGAGCAAGGTGGAGAAGTTTCTCTATTTGATGAAGAGCTTCGGGATCCTCGATATTTCTCGAACAGGCAAGATCGCCTTGCCCAGGCAAGGAAAATAG